A part of Actinomyces sp. Marseille-P3109 genomic DNA contains:
- a CDS encoding DMT family transporter, with protein MVDTVYMMVFGYSLALVAAGSALHALWNVLVKRSGTSDVAFVWVYSAITAPLWLVVLTVVASSGGLGPAWWAALVSTALHTAYAAVLQRAYSAADLSVVYPVSRGLAPVLVTVVAAPWNGGTSVMQVAALAAVLAGVVLASGATWRNLTRARGLWAGSAVASCTAAYTLWDAFAVAHLHVSVVPYMALSSLAQLVLLTVVLGRRRRELPAALAAGWARALPIAVLVPASYALVLVAMRFGPPSVVATSRSLNVVFGVIAGVWLLREPFTGRSVLGVAMIVVGVLMGAS; from the coding sequence ATGGTAGACACCGTCTACATGATGGTTTTCGGATACTCCCTCGCCCTGGTCGCGGCCGGGTCCGCCCTGCATGCCCTGTGGAACGTGCTGGTGAAGCGGTCCGGTACCTCCGACGTCGCCTTCGTGTGGGTCTACAGCGCCATCACCGCACCGCTGTGGCTGGTGGTGCTGACGGTGGTGGCGTCATCGGGAGGACTGGGCCCGGCCTGGTGGGCGGCCCTCGTCAGCACGGCGCTGCACACGGCCTACGCGGCGGTTCTCCAACGCGCCTACTCGGCGGCGGACCTGTCAGTGGTCTACCCGGTCTCACGCGGACTGGCGCCGGTCCTGGTGACAGTGGTGGCGGCGCCGTGGAACGGGGGTACGAGCGTCATGCAGGTAGCGGCGCTTGCGGCGGTCCTCGCCGGCGTCGTCCTCGCCTCGGGTGCCACGTGGCGGAATCTGACCCGGGCCCGAGGCCTCTGGGCGGGCAGCGCCGTCGCCTCCTGCACCGCCGCCTACACTCTGTGGGACGCCTTCGCCGTCGCGCACCTGCACGTCTCTGTTGTGCCCTACATGGCGCTGTCCAGTCTGGCTCAGCTCGTGCTGCTCACCGTCGTGCTGGGCCGGCGTCGCCGCGAGCTGCCCGCCGCGCTGGCCGCCGGCTGGGCCCGAGCCCTCCCCATCGCGGTGCTGGTGCCGGCGAGCTATGCGCTGGTGCTTGTCGCCATGCGCTTCGGGCCTCCGTCCGTCGTCGCCACCTCCAGGAGCCTCAACGTCGTCTTCGGCGTCATCGCCGGGGTGTGGCTCCTGCGTGAGCCGTTCACCGGGCGATCAGTGCTGGGAGTCGCGATGATCGTCGTCGGAGTCCTGATGGGAGCAAGCTGA
- a CDS encoding TetR/AcrR family transcriptional regulator, with protein sequence MSQTTEDRLIQAGRQLLEENGISAVTVREVARRCGISHGAPRRHFPTLALLLAAIAEACLGELRERIADAGGSLKGTARAYVAYAVEHPHAFDLITRHDVLAGSGRELRATSLPLLQQWRTRFAEQRPDAPDAAATAAWAAVHGVASLASRGVLDLVGTDAQELLDQMLPQD encoded by the coding sequence ATGAGCCAGACAACGGAGGACCGTCTGATCCAGGCGGGGCGGCAGCTGCTCGAAGAGAACGGCATCAGCGCGGTGACGGTGCGGGAGGTGGCCCGGCGCTGCGGCATCTCCCACGGCGCACCGAGGCGCCACTTCCCCACCCTCGCGCTGCTCCTGGCCGCGATCGCCGAGGCGTGCCTCGGAGAGCTCCGCGAGCGCATCGCCGACGCCGGAGGAAGCCTCAAGGGGACCGCGAGGGCCTACGTCGCCTACGCCGTCGAGCATCCCCATGCCTTCGACCTCATCACCCGCCACGACGTGCTGGCCGGCAGCGGCCGGGAGCTTCGGGCCACGTCCCTGCCGCTCCTTCAGCAGTGGCGGACCCGCTTCGCGGAGCAGCGCCCGGACGCGCCCGACGCCGCCGCGACCGCCGCCTGGGCGGCCGTCCACGGCGTTGCCTCGCTCGCCTCACGGGGCGTGCTGGACCTGGTCGGGACCGATGCCCAGGAGCTGCTGGATCAGATGCTCCCGCAGGACTGA